Proteins from a genomic interval of Zingiber officinale cultivar Zhangliang chromosome 2A, Zo_v1.1, whole genome shotgun sequence:
- the LOC122040906 gene encoding auxin response factor 2A-like, with protein MASSEVSVKGSCGGQVQSFSSACSEPHEGAATTGGFADANESLGFANDTLSVKESEDAMYTELWLACAGPLVTIPRVGEKVFYFPQGHIEQVEASTNQVSDRQMPLYNLPWKILCRVMNVQLKAEPDSDEVYAQVTLLPDKQDENTVENEAVPSPKPRPHVYSFCKTLTASDTSTHGGFSVLRRHADECLPPLDMSRQPPSQELVAKDLHGAEWRFRHIFRGQPRRHLLQSGWSVFVSSKRLVAGDAFIFLRGENGELRVGVRRAMRQLANVPSSVISSHSMHLGVLATAWHAVNTGTMFTVYYKPRTSPSEFIVSFDQYMESIKSNHSIGMRFKMRFEGEEAPEQRFTGTIVGISDADADRWPASKWKCLKVRWDETCSIPRPDRVSPWKIEPALTPLPLNPLQMSRPKKPRNSTFPHSHDTSFKKEGTSKITADPSQSHGAPRVLQGQEGMTLKSAFVDASESNKAPEYMMWSTYEGEKNDVSAQRRFGSDSLMHVNKHEQTCSVFQPLDSSGVPSFYEQASSDKNLLKIHFQDREAKHDYSPGLWSLMTPNSDFNMLECNLKASAQVAEVSYQKTGISRYDMQGGFSEHHDFVGDQYSPNWLGSLLPDSQVNNWLLPRVIKPQPMILSQHDVTKPQETSGYKLFGFNLNSSLLTSESVAPQNKSADILLPHVHPTAVLPLSLGFEANKQLELPVTEKFVGSSLTNGVPEKLVPVCPQASKHNQDKVQGGCTRSCTKVHKQGIALGRSVDLTKFNGYEGLVAELDRMFDFEGALVSANKTWLVVYTDNEGDMMLVGDDPWNEFCNMVRKIFIYTHEEVQKMNPGTSNCRVEENPSASDERIAGEGTKEPAAAANPENSRGCPGSDMAF; from the exons ATGGCGTCGTCGGAGGTGTCGGTTAAGGGTAGCTGTGGAGGACAAGTGCAGAGCTTCTCGTCAGCGTGTAGCGAGCCGCACGAGGGCGCAGCAACGACCGGCGGCTTTGCTGATGCAAATGAAAGCTTGGGCTTTGCCAATGACACTCTCAGCGTTAAAG AATCGGAGGACGCTATGTACACCGAGTTATGGCTTGCTTGCGCCGGTCCTTTAGTGACGATTCCTAGAGTTGGGGAGAAAGTCTTTTACTTCCCTCAGGGCCATATTGAGCAG GTGGAAGCGTCCACAAATCAGGTTTCTGACCGGCAGATGCCGCTTTACAACCTACCATGGAAGATCCTTTGCCGTGTGATGAATGTTCAACTGAAG GCTGAACCAGATTCTGACGAGGTATATGCTCAGGTGACATTGCTCCCAGATAAG CAAGACGAGAACACAGTAGAGAACGAAGCCGTTCCATCTCCAAAGCCCCGGCCTCATGTGTATTCTTTCTGCAAAACACTGACTGCATCCGATACTAGCACACATGGTGGGTTCTCTGTCCTTCGTCGTCATGCGgatgagtgcctccctccactg GACATGAGCCGGCAGCCACCAAGTCAAGAGCTGGTGGCAAAGGATTTGCATGGAGCAGAGTGGCGTTTCCGCCACATCTTTCGGG GTCAACCACGTAGGCATTTACTTCAAAGTGGATGGAGTGTTTTTGTTAGCTCGAAGAGGCTTGTTGCTGGAGATGCCTTTATATTTCTAAG AGGAGAGAATGGGGAACTTCGTGTTGGAGTGAGACGTGCAATGCGGCAGCTGGCCAATGTTCCATCATCAGTTATATCAAGTCACAGTATGCACCTGGGCGTCCTTGCAACAGCTTGGCATGCTGTCAACACAGGCACCATGTTTACAGTTTACTACAAACCGAG GACTAGTCCATCAGAATTTATTGTTTCATTTGATCAATATATGGAATCTATTAAGAGCAACCATTCTATTGGGATGAGGTTCAAAATGAGATTTGAAGGTGAAGAGGCACCAGAACAAAG GTTCACTGGAACTATTGTTGGGATAAGTGATGCTGATGCTGACAGGTGGCCTGCTTCAAAATGGAAATGCCTCAAG GTGCGGTGGGATGAGACATGTTCTATTCCTCGCCCTGACAGGGTTTCTCCATGGAAAATCGAGCCTGCTCTTACACCACTTCCTCTTAATCCTCTACAAATGTCTCGACCAAAAAAGCCACGAAATTCTACCTTTCCCCATTCACATGACACTTCTTTTAAAAAAGAAG GCACTTCTAAAATCACTGCAGACCCTTCCCAATCACATGGAGCGCCAAGGGTCTTGCAAGGTCAAGAAGGGATGACCTTGAAAAGTGCATTTGTTGATGCTAGTGAGTCAAATAAAGCTCCAGAATACATGATGTGGTCAACGTATGAAGGAGAGAAAAATGATGTTTCTGCTCAGAGAAGATTTGGGTCAGACAGCTTAATGCATGTAAACAAGCATGAGCAAACATGTTCTGTATTCCAGCCTCTTGATTCAAGTGGCGTTCCATCATTTTATGAGCAAGCTTCAAGTgataaaaatcttttaaagattCATTTTCAAGACCGAGAGGCCAAACATGACTATTCACCTGGATTATGGTCTTTGATGACTCCAAATTcagattttaatatgcttgaATGTAATTTGAAGGCAAGTGCACAAGTTGCTGAAGTGTCCTACCAGAAAACTGGAATTTCCAGATATGACATGCAGGGTGGATTTTCCGAACATCATGATTTTGTTGGTGATCAATATTCACCTAACTGGCTGGGAAGTTTATTGCCGGATTCTCAAGTTAATAACTGGCTTCTACCCAGGGTCATCAAGCCTCAACCTATGATACTGTCACAACATGATGTAACAAAGCCCCAAGAAACTAGTGGTTATAAGCTATTTGGGTTTAATCTAAACAGCAGTCTACTGACATCTGAATCAGTTGCACCACAGAATAAGTCAGCTGATATTCTGTTGCCACATGTCCATCCTACTGCAGTTTTGCCCCTATCACTGGGTTTTGAGGCTAATAAGCAATTGGAGTTGCCCGTTACAGAAAAATTTGTTGGTAGTTCATTGACAAATGGTGTCCCAGAGAAATTGGTACCAGTTTGTCCACAGGCTTCTAAACATAACCAAGACAAAGTGCAAGGTGGTTGTACTCGGAGTTGCACAAAg GTGCATAAGCAAGGTATTGCTCTTGGCAGATCTGTTGATCTCACCAAGTTTAATGGTTATGAAGGACTTGTTGCAGAACTTGATCGAATGTTTGATTTTGAGGGTGCATTAGTGTCTGCCAACAAAACTTGGCTGGTTGTGTACACTGACAATGAAGGTGATATGATGCTTGTTGGAGATGATCCCTGGAA TGAATTCTGCAATATGGTCCGGAAGATCTTCATCTATACTCATGAGGAAGTCCAGAAGATGAACCCTGGAACATCAAATTGTCGAGTCGAAGAAAATCCATCTGCTTCTGATGAAAGAATAGCTGGTGAAGGAACAAAGGAACCTGCTGCTGCTGCTAATCCTGAAAATTCTAGGGGCTGTCCTGGAAGTGATATG GCTTTTTGA